The following coding sequences lie in one Oncorhynchus kisutch isolate 150728-3 linkage group LG3, Okis_V2, whole genome shotgun sequence genomic window:
- the LOC109881655 gene encoding arylamine N-acetyltransferase, pineal gland isozyme NAT-10 → MNLEEYFKRIGFHGPFSKPDLETLNQVHKHHVMSIPFENLSIHCGEKITMDHELIFNKIVRSNRGGWCCENNLLFAWVLKEMGYNPVTLGSRVYNNTINQFGPTDSHLINKVVIDGTAYIADVSFGVSSQIWHPLELVSGKDQPQSPGVFRLIQDGDLWTLEKTGRKPLVLNEAFTNSPLVDKSPTKKIYGFTLVPRGFDHFLETSHCLQTDPKSLFTNKSICSLQTATGFRALIGWTFSEVTYNNQDGFDVLDMKDISDDDVDKVLKEMFNVLLANKLVPINNKAGYTI, encoded by the coding sequence ATGAATCTGGAAGAGTACTTCAAGAGGATCGGGTTCCACGGACCATTTTCTAAACCAGACCTTGAAACACTGAACCAAGTCCACAAACACCATGTGATGTCAATACCATTTGAAAACCTCAGCATTCACTGTGGTGAGAAGATCACTATGGACCATGAGTTGATTTTCAATAAGATTGTGAGGAGCAATCGGGGGGGTTGGTGTTGTGAGAATAACCTCCTCTTTGCTTGGGTACTAAAAGAGATGGGTTATAATCCAGTAACACTGGGTTCAAGAGTCTACAACAACACCATAAACCAGTTTGGGCCAACAGACTCTCACCTCATCAACAAGGTGGTCATTGATGGGACTGCTTACATTGCAGACGTGAGCTTTGGGGTATCCTCCCAAATATGGCACCCTCTTGAGCTCGTCTCCGGGAAGGACCAGCCACAATCCCCTGGTGTCTTCCGTCTCATACAAGATGGAGACCTGTGGACCTTGGAGAAGACTGGTCGAAAGCCTCTGGTTCTCAATGAGGCCTTTACCAACTCGCCTCTGGTAGACAAGAGCCCAACCAAGAAGATCTACGGCTTCACCCTGGTTCCCCGTGGGTTTGATCATTTCCTAGAGACTTCCCACTGCCTTCAGACAGATCCAAAGTCTCTATTCACCAACAAGTCCATCTGCTCACTGCAGACGGCTACAGGATTCAGAGCTCTAATTGGCTGGACCTTCAGTGAGGTCACCTACAACAACCAGGATGGTTTTGATGTTTTGGATATGAAAGACATATCTGATGATGATGTGGATAAAGTGCTGAAGGAAATGTTTAATGTGTTGTTGGCAAACAAGTTGGTTCCCATAAACAACAAAGCTGGCTACACTATTTAA
- the LOC109881648 gene encoding nuclear envelope phosphatase-regulatory subunit 1 isoform X1, with amino-acid sequence MNSLEQAEGSQHDLKAFERRLTEYVSCLQPATGRWRMILIVVSVCTATGAWNWLIDPDTQKVSFFSSLWNHPFFTISCITLIALFFAGIHKRVVAPSIIAARCRTVLAEYNMSCDDTGKLILKPRPHIQ; translated from the exons ATGAATTCCTTGGAACAGGCCGAAGGTAGTCAACATG ACCTGAAAGCTTTTGAGAGAAGATTGACAGAATACGTCTCTTGTTTGCAACCTGCAACCGGGAGGTGGCGAA TGATTCTAATAGTGGTCTCAGTTTGTACGGCGACTGGAGCCTGGAACTGGTTGATAGACCCTGACACACAGAAG GTGTCTTTCTTCTCATCGTTGTGGAACCATCCGTTCTTCACCATCAGCTGCATCACTTTGATCGCTCTGTTCTTTGCTGGAATACACAAACGAGTCGTTGCACCATCAAT TATTGCAGCTCGCTGTCGGACAGTTttagctgaatacaacatgtccTGCGATGAT ACGGGGAAACTAATTCTCAAACCACGGCCACACATCCAATAA
- the LOC109881648 gene encoding nuclear envelope phosphatase-regulatory subunit 1 isoform X2 — MNSLEQAEDLKAFERRLTEYVSCLQPATGRWRMILIVVSVCTATGAWNWLIDPDTQKVSFFSSLWNHPFFTISCITLIALFFAGIHKRVVAPSIIAARCRTVLAEYNMSCDDTGKLILKPRPHIQ; from the exons ATGAATTCCTTGGAACAGGCCGAAG ACCTGAAAGCTTTTGAGAGAAGATTGACAGAATACGTCTCTTGTTTGCAACCTGCAACCGGGAGGTGGCGAA TGATTCTAATAGTGGTCTCAGTTTGTACGGCGACTGGAGCCTGGAACTGGTTGATAGACCCTGACACACAGAAG GTGTCTTTCTTCTCATCGTTGTGGAACCATCCGTTCTTCACCATCAGCTGCATCACTTTGATCGCTCTGTTCTTTGCTGGAATACACAAACGAGTCGTTGCACCATCAAT TATTGCAGCTCGCTGTCGGACAGTTttagctgaatacaacatgtccTGCGATGAT ACGGGGAAACTAATTCTCAAACCACGGCCACACATCCAATAA
- the LOC109881648 gene encoding nuclear envelope phosphatase-regulatory subunit 1 isoform X3, which yields MDLKAFERRLTEYVSCLQPATGRWRMILIVVSVCTATGAWNWLIDPDTQKVSFFSSLWNHPFFTISCITLIALFFAGIHKRVVAPSIIAARCRTVLAEYNMSCDDTGKLILKPRPHIQ from the exons ATGG ACCTGAAAGCTTTTGAGAGAAGATTGACAGAATACGTCTCTTGTTTGCAACCTGCAACCGGGAGGTGGCGAA TGATTCTAATAGTGGTCTCAGTTTGTACGGCGACTGGAGCCTGGAACTGGTTGATAGACCCTGACACACAGAAG GTGTCTTTCTTCTCATCGTTGTGGAACCATCCGTTCTTCACCATCAGCTGCATCACTTTGATCGCTCTGTTCTTTGCTGGAATACACAAACGAGTCGTTGCACCATCAAT TATTGCAGCTCGCTGTCGGACAGTTttagctgaatacaacatgtccTGCGATGAT ACGGGGAAACTAATTCTCAAACCACGGCCACACATCCAATAA
- the heatr3 gene encoding HEAT repeat-containing protein 3, whose protein sequence is MGKSKTNKFRRPQFNAEGLSVTAVKEVEEDHDEVCDGVDSPAGELLEKLQSPSADVREFACASISRLVQQSQTIPGFLQRDAVRRLGPLLLDRSLAVRETATGALRNLSACGGHEVCEDMVKQDVMTPLTALLRECCAGFETNDALSLKGQKNTVEDVANEAVNLLWNLCESSSQALSMFNKAGILDVILQCLERHTHNIKLALSAAHCLHTVTEDNAELLCSMNNAVLGTLESVLLSSQADMAHTLLRTLAAGSVWNLKSSLPTARQAQTLNALMATLSQCLELDAGTLIPQLRQAEVARSATASEAGNMEDHQAAAGNMAVEEMDEEEGVEPRTNGKATKIDKDFSDLLPRGKEELREATALLTAQQTSLEIIVNMCCSDDPSDDEWEEASSSDESEMCPDGLSEGNTSLLSPLCLSAEVHGALINHNIPEKVLKKTQFPSSEAMDVCRHNPTWKMLMKKMHRVQYRALTCLHNMLSTMDAESLGGAAALQAVAQHLSTLVFSAPDIPKEEEFLEAVTSAMRSLLQIIAYMKIPQCMTPQQLMSLSEAATCCDVVSVRVNALAILGITGSTLAKEKRTAETLQMIGSALLQVATKDANLVVCGEALDALFDVFADGDEAERAAENINLLSALKALQPVFKAKIRKEGKGKYSPEQLCVLDNIKVNLRRFIGYLETVVKK, encoded by the exons ATGGGTAAAAGTAAGACTAACAAATTTAGACGTCCACAGTTCAACGCAGAGGGACTGTCTGTAACTGCTGTAAAGGAAGTGGAAGAGGACCACGATGAAGTCTGTGATGGAGTCGACTCTCCAGCTGGGGAGTTACTGGAGAAA tTGCAGAGTCCCAGTGCAGATGTGCGTGAGTTTGCTTGTGCCAGCATATCACGCCTCGTGCAGCAGAGCCAGACCATCCCAGGCTTCCTCCAGCGGGATGCGGTGAGACGTCTCGGGCCCTTACTGCTGGACCGCAGCCTGGCCGTCAGGGAGACTGCCACAGGGGCACTCAG GAACCTGAGTGCCTGTGGGGGTCATGAGGTGTGTGAGGACATGGTGAAACAGGACGTCATGACTCCTCTGACTGCTCTGCTTCGAGAG TGCTGTGCTGGGTTTGAGACCAATGATGCCCTCTCGTTAAAAGGGCAGAAAAACACAGTGGAAGATGTAGCCAATGAAGCAGTTAACTTGCTGTGGAATCTCTG TGAGAGCAGTAGCCAGGCACTCTCTATGTTCAACAAAGCAGGCATTCTGGATGTTATCCTACAGTGTCTGGAGCGACACACTCACAACATCAAGCTGGCTTTGTCTGCAG CCCACTGTTTGCACACAGTGACTGAGGACAACGCAGAGTTGCTGTGTAGTATGAACAATGCTGTATTAGGGACTCTAGAGAGTGTGCTGCTATCCTCACAGGCGGACATGGCTCACACACTGCTCAGAACACTGGCTGCAG GGTCAGTGTGGAACCTGAAGAGCAGCCTGCCCACGGCCCGCCAGGCCCAGACCCTCAACGCCCTGATGGCCACCCTGTCCCAGTGCTTGGAGCTGGATGCTGGCACGCTGATACCCCAGCTCCGCCAGGCTGAGGTGGCCCGCAGTGCCACTGCCTCAGAGGCAGGGAACATGGAGGACCACCAGGCAGCTGCAGGGAATATGGCTGTAGAGGagatggatgaggaggagggggttgAACCGAGGACAAATGGAAAGGCAACCAAGATAGATAAAGACTTCTCTGACCTCCTGCCT AGGGGCAAGGAGGAGCTGAGGGAGGCGACGGCCTTGCTGACAGCCCAGCAGACGTCCTTGGAGATCATCGTCAACATGTGCTGCTCTGATG ACCCGTCAGACGATGAGTGGGAGGAGGCGTCGAGCAGCGACGAGAGTGAGATGTGTCCTGACGGCCTCTCTGAAGGGAACACCAGCCTCCTGTCCccactgtgtctgtctgctgAGGTCCACGGGGCCCTGATCAACCACAACATCCCAGAGAAG GTTCTCAAGAAGACTCAGTTCCCCAGCAGCGAGGCGATGGACGTATGTCGTCATAATCCCACCTGGAAAATGTTGATGAAAAA GATGCATCGGGTGCAGTACAGGGCCCTGACGTGCCTTCACAACATGCTGTCTACTATGGACGCTGAGTCCCTAGGGGGAGCAGCCGCTCTTCAGGCTGTCGCACAACACCTGTCCACGCTGGTCTTCAGTGCTCCAG ACATCCCTAAGGAGGAGGAATTCCTTGAGGCAGTTACCAGTGCCATGCGATCCCTCTTACAGATCATAGCCTATATGAAAATCCCACAG tgtATGACCCCCCAGCAGCTGATGAGCCTGAGCGAGGCGGCGACCTGCTGTGACGTGGTCAGTGTGAGAGTGAACGCTCTGGCCATCCTAGGCATCACAGGAAGCACACTGGCTAAAGAGAAGAGGACAGCTGAAACTCTGCAG ATGATTGGCAGTGCCTTACTCCAAGTTGCTACAAAGGATGCCAACCTTGTGGTTTGTGGAGAGGCCCTGGATGCTCTGTTTGATGTTTTTGCGGATGGAGACGAGGCAGAGAGAGCAGCTGAAAACATCAACTTACTGTCTGCTCTGAAGGCACTTCAACCTGTCTTCAAGGCTAAG ATTCGTAAAGAGGGGAAGGGAAAGTACAGCCCTGAGCAGCTGTGTGTGCTGGACAACATCAAAGTCAACCTAAGAAGGTTTATTGGCTACCTGGAGACTGTGGTAAAAAAATGA